A genomic stretch from Leptospira johnsonii includes:
- a CDS encoding hydroxyacylglutathione hydrolase, with the protein MLEVLKYYTDSPLRNFTYLVREPNSNKTLSIDPYDPDQISQVLENKSWGLDYILNTHEHNDHTCGNDGLVSKYGAKVLSHPAGLGKIPHASHALEEGEKILHSPDGNSYLKVIYTPGHTFAHVCLLQIENGAPYAAFTGDTIFNSGVGNCTRGGDPKTLYETVLKEFKDLPGNVRLYPGHDYLKNNLKFSLSIDPKNQAAAQALSKAEKLKEDQEFWTTNFSEERTFNPFFLVFDPKENLVSGIRNKMKNLTLASDPQTLFIALRSLRDKW; encoded by the coding sequence ATGTTGGAAGTTCTTAAGTATTACACGGATAGTCCTCTCCGAAATTTTACCTACCTAGTCAGAGAACCGAATTCAAATAAAACTCTCTCTATAGATCCTTACGATCCGGATCAAATTTCCCAAGTTTTGGAGAATAAGTCCTGGGGTCTGGACTATATCCTAAACACTCACGAGCATAATGATCATACGTGCGGAAACGATGGACTTGTTTCCAAATACGGGGCTAAAGTATTATCTCATCCTGCGGGGCTCGGAAAAATCCCTCATGCTTCTCACGCTTTAGAAGAAGGAGAAAAAATTTTACATAGTCCGGATGGGAATTCTTATCTAAAAGTGATTTATACTCCCGGCCATACTTTTGCGCATGTTTGTCTTTTGCAGATAGAAAATGGAGCTCCTTACGCGGCATTTACGGGAGATACGATCTTCAATTCAGGTGTAGGAAATTGCACCCGAGGCGGAGATCCTAAAACACTATATGAAACTGTCTTAAAGGAATTCAAAGATCTTCCAGGAAACGTTAGATTGTATCCAGGTCACGATTACCTCAAAAACAATCTAAAATTCAGTCTTTCTATTGACCCTAAAAATCAAGCCGCCGCCCAAGCATTGTCCAAGGCGGAGAAACTAAAAGAAGACCAAGAATTTTGGACCACGAACTTTTCGGAAGAAAGAACATTCAATCCATTCTTCCTTGTGTTTGACCCAAAAGAAAATCTGGTCTCCGGTATACGAAATAAAATGAAAAACCTCACCTTGGCTTCTGACCCTCAAACCCTGTTCATTGCGTTGCGATCTTTGCGGGATAAATGGTAG
- a CDS encoding STAS domain-containing protein: MEGFQTDVSLEEGSCVVKIQGNVSLKNAFALKELIIRQFDEGHKDIILDFEGDVYLDSSGIGAIFNTQKYVTERHGHLKLRNLSRDVMTILRIANLDKHLDIIQ; encoded by the coding sequence TTGGAAGGTTTTCAAACAGATGTATCCCTAGAAGAGGGGTCTTGCGTAGTTAAGATCCAAGGGAATGTAAGCCTAAAGAACGCATTTGCGTTAAAAGAACTCATCATTCGCCAGTTTGACGAGGGTCATAAGGATATTATCCTAGACTTCGAAGGGGACGTATACTTAGACTCTTCCGGGATTGGTGCCATCTTCAATACCCAAAAATACGTCACTGAAAGACATGGACATCTGAAACTTAGAAATCTGAGCAGAGATGTGATGACTATTTTAAGGATCGCTAATCTAGACAAACACCTAGACATTATCCAATAA
- a CDS encoding MBL fold metallo-hydrolase → MRIKFWGVRGSISSPVQGDLIRSKILRILSLASPSDLQSPEAIEDFLDSLALSNWSTYGGNTTCIEIRDKEDKLVIIDGGTGLRELGNSILHEGYGVGKGKAIWIFTHTHWDHIQGIPFFVPLYTPGNKFEFVSSVENLEERLRYQHTFTHFPVPFDGFQAEKAFRHVPEGRAFRVTDSITAISKAVRHPGGSFSYRFEEDGKALIFASDAEFNLDEMENIEDYLNYFRGADVLVFDTQYTFEESLQKIDWGHSTASMATDIALRANVKKLVMFHHDPSYDDEKLDAVYLRAIKYKEMFDPDNQLEIIMAREGLEIQI, encoded by the coding sequence ATGCGGATCAAATTCTGGGGAGTGCGGGGCTCCATTTCTTCCCCCGTTCAGGGCGACCTGATTCGATCTAAAATTCTGAGGATCCTTAGCTTGGCGTCTCCGTCCGACCTGCAAAGTCCGGAGGCTATCGAAGATTTTTTGGACTCCTTGGCACTCTCCAACTGGAGCACGTACGGTGGAAATACTACCTGCATAGAGATCCGGGACAAGGAAGATAAACTTGTTATTATAGACGGAGGTACAGGACTCCGAGAACTGGGAAACTCCATCTTACACGAGGGCTACGGTGTCGGTAAGGGAAAGGCGATTTGGATCTTCACCCATACTCATTGGGACCATATCCAAGGGATTCCTTTCTTTGTTCCTTTGTATACTCCAGGGAATAAATTCGAGTTCGTAAGTTCGGTAGAAAATCTCGAAGAAAGATTGAGATACCAACATACATTCACACATTTTCCAGTTCCTTTCGACGGTTTCCAAGCAGAGAAAGCATTCCGACATGTTCCAGAGGGAAGGGCCTTCCGAGTCACGGATTCAATCACCGCAATCTCTAAAGCGGTCCGCCATCCGGGTGGAAGTTTTTCCTATAGGTTTGAAGAAGACGGTAAGGCACTTATCTTTGCCTCGGATGCGGAATTCAATTTGGACGAGATGGAAAATATCGAAGATTATCTGAACTATTTCAGAGGTGCAGACGTTCTGGTATTCGATACCCAGTATACTTTCGAAGAGTCTTTACAGAAAATCGATTGGGGGCATAGCACCGCTTCCATGGCGACAGACATAGCTCTTAGAGCGAATGTTAAAAAATTAGTAATGTTTCACCATGATCCTTCTTATGATGATGAAAAATTGGATGCAGTGTATCTGCGTGCGATTAAATACAAAGAAATGTTTGATCCTGACAACCAATTAGAGATCATCATGGCAAGAGAAGGTCTGGAAATCCAAATTTAA